GAGGACTTAGGAAAGCTCCCAACTTGGCTGTAATAAgttctgtatttatttctttattttttttttagttatagaTTATAAAACTTGTCACAAACATTCCTGAAACATGAAGCAAGAAGAATAACAGTTCATTGTAAAGCAGTTATCAAAGTTTCATCCCTCAGAGCAGCCTCATGGCTGTACCTTTCTCACCTTGTGCACCAAATGTTGAAGAGACCAGAGTGCAGAAGAAGAAATAAGTGTTTGCATACTAATTAACTCTTTGCAATGCGAGTGTTGTGCTTTAAACACTCCTTTTTGGGGAGCTTTCTTGAGTGTAACGGAGCATCCCAGACAGTTTTGATTTTCCTTCTGATTCCATGTTGCTTGCCTGAGGAGTTCAGGGCACCTCCACTTATCCCTAATGTGCCTTTCCTCTGGGCCTGGAACGCTCCCACTGAATCTTGTGCCACAAGGTATAATGAGCATCTAGATCTTAGTCTGTTTTCTTTAATAGGAAGCCCCAAAAAAACTGCCACGGGTCAAGGCGTCACCATATTTTACACTGATCGCCTTGGCCTGTATCCTCACATAGATGAGTCACAAACAAGTATTCACGGAGGGATACCTCAGTTGGCACCTCTGAAAACTCATTTGGCCAAAGCTAGGAATGACATCCTGCATTACATGCCGCTAGACAACGTGGGCCTGGCCGTCATCGACTGGGAAGACTGGAGACCCACCTGGGAAAGAAACTGGAAACCCAAGGACATTTACAGGAATAAATCTATTGAACTCGTCCAGCAACAATATTTACAACTTAATCTCACAGAAACCATCAAGAAGGCCAAAAAAGACTTTGAAGAGGCAGGAAGACGTTTTATGGAAGAGACTTTAAAGCTGGGACAATCAATTCGGCCAAATCACTTATGGGGTTTTTATCTCTTTCCTGATTGTTATAACAATAAATATCAAGACCCCAATTACAATGGAAACTGCCCTgatattgaaaagaaaagaaacgatGATCTCTCCTGGATGTGGAAACAAAGCACAGCCCTCTACCCATCCATCTATTTGAGGAGTGCTTTGAAGTCATCTCCAAATGCAGCACTCTACGTCAGGAATCGTGTGCTAGAGGCCATCAGGGTGTCTAAAGTAAAGGACAAGCAGAATCCAGTTCCTGTTTTTGTATACTTTCGCCTTGTGTTTTCTGACCTAACGTTACAATATCTGCATCAGGTAAGTAAAGCAAGGTATGCCAGCTAGGAGATCAGTTTTACAAACTGGGTTGAGgggaattttatgtttttaaagggtAAAATTCAGGTTTTAATATTCATGAATATAAAGCGCTCTTTGTAATGGAGACAAAATAAGAGCACTTCAAACCTTTTTAATTAAAAGGTGTTTTTTGGTGTGGGAAAGGGTTCATTCATCTCAGGTGTCATTCCTTACAAGATATGTAGCTTTATATTTTAACCAGACCCTCCTGCTTGGACCTGAGGCTTGCTCATTAGGCTAGTCTACCTGGCAGTGAGCCCTGGGGAGCTGTCTCCCTACCTCTGTGGCACTGGGTTTGCAAGCTGGCAACATTGTACCCAGTTCTGTGTTTCAAAGTATGGGTCCTAAGAGTAGAATCTTGTATCCCCACGCTTGCGCAGTTTCTCTCCCCAGCCCAGTGCTTGCATCCTGATTTTAATTCTATGAGATATTGGTATCCATGGAGAACTGTGTGTAGTATCAACTACACCTgaactctctttctccctttcctttaaCAGATGTGTTCCTTTGGAAGCAGAAGTAATGAAACAATGCTAGTCTCTGTTTTAAAATAGAGACTTAAGTAAAGAGTgcagaaatatttaaatta
This Meriones unguiculatus strain TT.TT164.6M chromosome 21, Bangor_MerUng_6.1, whole genome shotgun sequence DNA region includes the following protein-coding sequences:
- the LOC110549547 gene encoding hyaluronidase-5-like → MRVLCFKHSFLGSFLECNGASQTVLIFLLIPCCLPEEFRAPPLIPNVPFLWAWNAPTESCATRYNEHLDLSLFSLIGSPKKTATGQGVTIFYTDRLGLYPHIDESQTSIHGGIPQLAPLKTHLAKARNDILHYMPLDNVGLAVIDWEDWRPTWERNWKPKDIYRNKSIELVQQQYLQLNLTETIKKAKKDFEEAGRRFMEETLKLGQSIRPNHLWGFYLFPDCYNNKYQDPNYNGNCPDIEKKRNDDLSWMWKQSTALYPSIYLRSALKSSPNAALYVRNRVLEAIRVSKVKDKQNPVPVFVYFRLVFSDLTLQYLHQDDLVNTIGETVALGASGMVIWGTLGLARSMKSCLNLHNYLENTLNPYLINVTLAAKMCSQTLCQDQGVCSRKDWNSDEYLHLSPQNFEIQFVKSGKYEIRGSPTFDDLQYFSKNFHCTCYANLNCKERDDMERVSTVSVCAVEDVCINSFIIEEPSALPKNWNRPYFARSNQSSETTASAVVSPCVPRPSVSGYLFVLSIYSQHVKYLL